One Antarctobacter heliothermus DNA segment encodes these proteins:
- a CDS encoding EscU/YscU/HrcU family type III secretion system export apparatus switch protein, with protein MSQQDDSAEKSHEPSERKLDQARKKGEIPRAPDILTAMAYLGMLICMVALGGPGLSQFAESLLPLLEQPDRLEALFFEDGAPAMVGSVMSAALMPALPFLAVPGLFVLLTLFATRGVLFTGSKLAPKASRINPIENAKNKFGRRGLFEFFKSFVKLSVYSILLAVFLRGKRDVIIGAIMGTPGEVVLSMTSLIQQFLFIVVLIAVVIGGTDLFWQRAEHIRKNRMTMKELRDEMKESEGDPHLKQHRRMRAQELALNQMMGEVPKADVIIVNPTHFAVALKWSRMGGSAPVCVAKGQDAVAARIREAAKDAGVPIHSDPPTARALYATTKIGAEIAADHYRPVAAAIRFADSMRAKAKEKRW; from the coding sequence TCTGAGCGAAAACTCGATCAGGCCCGAAAAAAGGGTGAAATTCCGCGCGCGCCGGACATTCTGACAGCGATGGCCTACCTTGGCATGTTGATCTGCATGGTGGCGCTGGGTGGTCCCGGTCTGTCGCAATTTGCGGAATCTCTGTTGCCACTGTTGGAACAGCCCGACCGGCTGGAGGCCCTGTTCTTTGAGGATGGCGCGCCCGCAATGGTAGGTTCCGTAATGTCGGCGGCCCTGATGCCTGCGTTGCCTTTTCTCGCTGTGCCCGGGCTGTTTGTCCTTCTGACGCTTTTTGCAACTCGCGGGGTGCTATTCACCGGGTCGAAATTGGCACCCAAGGCATCACGCATCAACCCGATCGAGAATGCCAAGAACAAGTTCGGTCGTCGGGGTCTGTTCGAGTTCTTCAAGAGTTTCGTCAAACTGAGCGTTTATTCCATCCTTCTCGCGGTATTTTTGCGTGGCAAACGGGATGTGATCATTGGTGCGATCATGGGTACGCCGGGCGAGGTTGTCCTGAGCATGACCAGCCTCATTCAGCAGTTTCTGTTCATCGTCGTTCTGATTGCAGTGGTTATAGGTGGAACCGACTTGTTCTGGCAACGCGCTGAACACATTCGCAAAAACCGGATGACGATGAAGGAATTGCGCGACGAAATGAAGGAATCCGAGGGCGATCCGCACCTAAAACAACACCGCCGCATGCGTGCTCAAGAACTGGCGTTGAACCAGATGATGGGTGAGGTTCCGAAGGCGGATGTGATCATCGTCAACCCGACCCATTTTGCTGTCGCCCTGAAGTGGAGCCGGATGGGGGGATCTGCCCCGGTGTGTGTGGCCAAAGGTCAAGACGCCGTTGCGGCGCGCATCCGTGAGGCGGCGAAGGATGCCGGCGTTCCGATCCACTCTGATCCGCCAACCGCGCGGGCGCTGTACGCCACCACAAAAATCGGCGCGGAGATTGCGGCGGATCACTATCGGCCCGTCGCAGCGGCGATCCGTTTTGCCGACAGTATGCGTGCCAAAGCCAAGGAGAAGCGCTGGTGA
- a CDS encoding flagellar basal body-associated FliL family protein, translating to MLKKLLPIVLALIGTGAGVGAGLFLMPANGDVPDVADNAVVKSDGLHTAADSHKSDPHGGEGNEYVKLNNQFVIPIMGAKRVEALVVAALSLEVSGGASQTVYAREPKLRDVFLQVMFDHANIGGFEGSFTSGDRMEILRSALLDAARSVLGSDVQDVLITEIARQDA from the coding sequence ATGCTTAAGAAATTGCTTCCAATCGTTCTGGCCCTGATTGGCACCGGCGCTGGCGTCGGCGCCGGATTATTCTTGATGCCTGCAAACGGGGATGTTCCGGATGTCGCGGATAATGCTGTCGTCAAGTCTGACGGCCTCCATACGGCGGCCGACTCGCACAAATCAGACCCCCACGGAGGCGAAGGCAATGAATACGTCAAACTTAACAACCAGTTCGTGATCCCCATAATGGGCGCAAAGAGGGTCGAGGCGTTGGTTGTAGCAGCTCTGAGTCTGGAGGTCAGTGGCGGCGCGAGCCAGACGGTTTACGCGCGTGAGCCGAAACTGCGGGACGTTTTTCTACAAGTCATGTTCGACCATGCCAATATCGGCGGTTTCGAAGGTTCATTTACGTCCGGCGATCGAATGGAAATTCTGCGTTCTGCCCTTCTCGATGCGGCACGTTCGGTTCTCGGATCGGACGTACAGGACGTGTTGATCACTGAAATCGCCCGTCAGGACGCCTGA
- the flgH gene encoding flagellar basal body L-ring protein FlgH: MLRRLGLIGLALAASACARVDHIGKEPDFTPDTSSPERVAMIASGLPPGDASKRGADRASLWSGGKTSLLGDRRAVRRGDIMTVVIEIDESAEIKNQTSRSRSGSESLGVPALFGIPQRINQGITDGASLDDAVSIKSSSDASGDGSVRRSESLTLRVAVTVIDELPNGVLAIEGSQEVRVNFELRELLVSGYVRPEDISRQNEITYDKIAAARISYGGRGQISDMQQPRIGQQVLDAILPF; encoded by the coding sequence ATGTTGCGACGACTTGGCTTGATCGGATTGGCTCTGGCCGCAAGCGCCTGCGCGCGGGTTGATCACATCGGCAAAGAGCCTGATTTCACGCCCGACACCAGCAGCCCGGAGCGCGTTGCGATGATCGCCTCCGGTTTGCCACCGGGGGACGCGTCCAAACGCGGAGCAGATCGCGCCTCTCTCTGGAGCGGTGGAAAAACCTCTCTGCTTGGCGACCGGCGCGCGGTCAGGCGCGGTGACATTATGACGGTCGTGATCGAAATCGACGAAAGCGCTGAAATCAAGAACCAGACTTCGCGATCTCGGTCGGGGTCGGAAAGCCTGGGCGTCCCTGCTCTTTTCGGCATTCCGCAACGTATCAATCAGGGTATCACCGACGGTGCGAGCCTTGATGACGCGGTTTCGATCAAGTCGTCCAGTGATGCCAGCGGCGATGGATCGGTTCGGCGCAGCGAAAGCCTGACCCTGCGCGTTGCAGTCACGGTGATCGATGAGTTGCCAAATGGCGTCCTGGCCATCGAAGGAAGTCAGGAAGTCAGGGTGAACTTTGAACTGCGCGAACTGCTTGTATCTGGTTACGTCAGGCCCGAAGACATCTCGCGCCAGAACGAAATAACCTATGACAAAATCGCGGCGGCCCGCATTTCCTACGGCGGGCGCGGTCAGATCAGCGACATGCAGCAACCCAGGATCGGCCAGCAAGTGCTGGATGCGATCCTGCCCTTCTGA
- the flgA gene encoding flagellar basal body P-ring formation chaperone FlgA produces MRWLVLFALVPAISPADTVVATQTIRPQQIITADAVRLDPAQLTGAFTTLDAVIGQEARTAIYPGRAVMRGSVGRPALVDRNQAVELVYAHVGLRIKAEGRALGRGAAGERIRVMNVDSRTVLFGTISPDGSILVNK; encoded by the coding sequence ATGCGTTGGTTGGTCCTGTTCGCTTTGGTCCCCGCAATATCCCCAGCGGACACGGTTGTCGCCACGCAGACCATCCGTCCGCAACAGATCATCACGGCGGATGCCGTACGCCTCGATCCTGCACAGTTGACCGGCGCATTTACGACACTCGACGCGGTAATCGGACAGGAAGCGCGGACAGCCATCTACCCGGGCCGCGCAGTAATGCGCGGCTCCGTCGGTCGGCCTGCACTGGTGGATCGAAATCAGGCGGTCGAACTGGTCTACGCGCACGTCGGCCTGCGCATCAAGGCCGAGGGGCGGGCGCTGGGTCGTGGCGCGGCAGGTGAGCGCATTCGCGTTATGAACGTGGATTCGCGCACCGTTCTGTTCGGGACGATTTCCCCGGACGGCAGCATTCTGGTGAACAAGTGA
- the flgG gene encoding flagellar basal-body rod protein FlgG: protein MRALKIAATGMSAQQMRVEVISNNLSNMSTTGYNARRAEFADLHYQQLARAGSVSAADGTVLPTGVQLGLGVRPAAVSMQLQQGALSATGGDLDLAIEGNGYLEVTLPSGQLGYTRDGGLKRTGEGLIVTSEGFPISPEIVIPEDAYSISINADGEVYAYFQNDPEGQLLGQFTLSGFSNPKGLEAIGSNLFVETEASGPALQTTPGQDGLGTVRQGYLEDSSVDAVKEITDLIEAQRGYELNSKVISAADQMMGATAQVR from the coding sequence ATGCGAGCCCTCAAGATCGCCGCCACCGGGATGAGCGCCCAGCAAATGCGGGTCGAAGTCATCTCGAACAACCTCTCGAACATGAGCACGACGGGCTACAACGCCCGCCGGGCCGAATTCGCCGATCTCCACTATCAACAACTAGCCCGCGCCGGGTCTGTCAGCGCGGCAGACGGGACGGTCTTGCCAACCGGGGTTCAACTGGGCCTTGGTGTTCGGCCCGCCGCCGTTTCCATGCAGCTACAACAGGGGGCTTTGTCCGCAACCGGCGGCGATCTTGACCTTGCCATTGAGGGCAATGGGTATCTGGAGGTCACGCTACCATCAGGACAATTGGGCTATACCCGTGATGGCGGGCTGAAGCGGACGGGTGAAGGGCTGATCGTTACATCCGAAGGTTTCCCGATCTCGCCCGAGATCGTAATTCCCGAGGATGCCTACAGTATCTCGATCAATGCCGACGGCGAAGTCTATGCCTATTTCCAGAACGACCCCGAGGGTCAGCTTTTGGGTCAATTCACCCTGTCCGGGTTTTCCAACCCCAAGGGGCTGGAGGCGATCGGCTCCAACCTATTTGTCGAGACTGAGGCCTCTGGCCCCGCGCTCCAGACGACGCCCGGGCAAGACGGGCTTGGGACGGTGCGGCAGGGTTACCTGGAAGACAGTTCGGTGGATGCCGTCAAGGAAATCACCGACCTGATCGAGGCGCAGCGGGGGTATGAACTGAACTCTAAGGTCATCTCTGCAGCTGATCAGATGATGGGCGCCACGGCGCAGGTCCGCTGA